One part of the Truepera radiovictrix DSM 17093 genome encodes these proteins:
- a CDS encoding ATP-binding cassette domain-containing protein → MRGVSKAFGGVHAVQGVSIDLFPGEVLGLLGHNGAGKSTLIKILSGALVPDEGEIWVGGRRASIRSPRDAKAYGIETIYQALALADNLNAPANIFLGRELTGPFGGLDDDAMESEARRVLDRLDLKITSLRVPVRSLSGGQRQAVAIGRALLFNAKVLIMDEPTAALGPQETRKVGDLIRSLKTQGLGIVLISHDIHDVFGLADRISVMHNGRLVGTHAVADVTQDDVLSMIILGRDLKGSASAA, encoded by the coding sequence ATGCGAGGCGTCTCGAAAGCCTTCGGCGGGGTGCACGCGGTGCAGGGGGTCTCCATCGACCTCTTTCCGGGGGAGGTCTTGGGCCTGTTGGGCCATAACGGCGCGGGCAAATCGACGCTCATCAAGATCCTCTCCGGCGCCCTCGTCCCCGACGAGGGGGAGATCTGGGTGGGGGGGCGGCGCGCGAGCATCCGCTCCCCGCGCGACGCCAAAGCCTACGGGATCGAGACCATCTACCAAGCGCTCGCGCTCGCGGACAACCTCAACGCGCCCGCTAACATCTTTCTGGGGCGCGAGCTCACGGGGCCCTTCGGCGGCCTCGACGACGACGCCATGGAGAGCGAGGCGCGGCGCGTGCTGGACCGGCTCGACCTCAAGATCACCTCGCTGCGCGTCCCCGTGCGCAGCCTCTCGGGGGGGCAGCGCCAAGCGGTCGCCATCGGTCGCGCGCTCCTCTTTAACGCCAAGGTCCTCATCATGGACGAGCCCACGGCCGCCCTCGGGCCGCAGGAGACGCGCAAGGTCGGCGACCTCATCCGCAGCCTCAAAACCCAGGGGTTGGGGATCGTGCTGATCAGCCACGACATCCACGACGTCTTCGGCTTGGCCGACCGCATCAGCGTGATGCATAACGGGCGCCTGGTCGGCACCCACGCGGTCGCCGACGTGACCCAAGACGACGTGCTCAGCATGATCATCCTGGGCCGAGACCTCAAGGGGAGTGCGAGCGCCGCCTGA